The following are encoded together in the Cyanobacterium aponinum PCC 10605 genome:
- a CDS encoding elongation factor G produces MNDRVETPARNVAIVGPYSSGKTTLLESLLFVSGAINRKGRVEDGNTIGDNSIEAKNRQMSVEVSSGYTEYEDINFTFLDCPGSVEFMQETYNALVGAGTAVVVCEPSVSRVLTLAPLFKFLDDWQIPHLVYINKMDRSQDDFMDVLNAIKDVSSRPLVPQQYPIKQDHDIIGYIDLITEQAYHYHQGDKADLVPFPENLKELETQARQEMLETLADFDDHLLEELIEDIEPSKEEILKDLKQDLSADLIVPVFFGMAKEDYGVRPLLDCLIKEAPSPNITAERRGLKTVAHSPVIAQVLKTYYSPQGGRLSLVRVWQGKITDGMTLNGVRVGGIYRLMGGQQKSQNIAQVGEIVALARLEGIKTGDTLTDSEKEIKPLPKANLIPPVYAQAVTAEHRRDEVKISGAIAKILEEDPSLKWEQDENTHEVILWGQGAIHLQVTLERLSNKYNLSMVAQNPKIPYKETIRKSTQVHGRYKHQSGGHGAFGDVYLDIKPLARGEGFQFHETIVGGVVPKQYIPGVETGVREYLQQGPLGYPVVDVDVTLTDGSYHSVDSSEQAFKQAARIAMTEGIVQCDPILLEPVLLVDIFTPNEFTSKVLQLVSAHRGQILGYEGVRDWKNWDQVNAYLPQGEMQDFIIELRSLSLGVGFFNWQYDHLEIVPDKVSHQVLAA; encoded by the coding sequence ATGAATGATAGGGTAGAAACTCCTGCCAGAAATGTGGCAATTGTCGGTCCTTATTCTAGTGGGAAAACCACTTTGTTAGAAAGTTTATTATTCGTTTCAGGAGCAATTAATCGAAAAGGACGTGTGGAAGATGGTAATACCATTGGGGATAATTCCATCGAAGCAAAAAACAGGCAAATGAGCGTGGAAGTCAGTTCAGGTTATACGGAATATGAAGATATAAATTTTACCTTTCTCGATTGTCCGGGGTCCGTGGAATTTATGCAAGAAACCTATAATGCTTTAGTGGGAGCAGGTACGGCAGTGGTTGTCTGTGAACCTTCTGTAAGTAGGGTTTTAACTCTCGCACCTTTGTTTAAGTTTCTTGATGATTGGCAGATTCCCCATCTAGTTTATATCAATAAGATGGATCGATCGCAAGATGATTTTATGGATGTTTTAAATGCCATTAAAGATGTATCTAGTCGTCCTCTGGTACCGCAACAGTATCCCATTAAACAGGATCATGATATTATCGGCTATATTGATTTAATTACAGAACAAGCATACCATTATCATCAAGGAGATAAAGCAGATTTAGTTCCTTTTCCTGAAAATCTTAAGGAGTTAGAAACCCAAGCAAGACAGGAAATGCTAGAAACCCTTGCTGATTTTGATGATCATTTATTGGAAGAGTTGATTGAAGATATTGAACCCTCTAAAGAGGAAATTTTAAAAGATTTAAAGCAGGACTTAAGTGCAGATTTAATTGTACCTGTTTTCTTTGGTATGGCAAAAGAGGATTATGGGGTGCGTCCACTACTAGATTGTCTCATCAAAGAAGCCCCATCTCCCAATATTACTGCGGAAAGGAGAGGATTAAAAACCGTTGCCCATAGCCCTGTTATTGCTCAGGTATTAAAAACTTATTACAGTCCCCAAGGAGGAAGGTTATCTTTGGTACGGGTATGGCAAGGAAAAATTACAGATGGCATGACTCTTAATGGGGTCAGAGTGGGCGGTATTTATCGTTTAATGGGAGGACAACAAAAATCTCAAAATATAGCACAAGTGGGGGAAATCGTTGCTCTAGCAAGGTTAGAAGGAATAAAAACAGGAGACACTCTTACCGATTCCGAGAAGGAAATCAAGCCCTTACCAAAAGCGAATTTAATCCCCCCTGTATATGCCCAAGCAGTGACAGCCGAACATCGTCGGGATGAAGTGAAAATTTCAGGTGCGATCGCAAAAATCTTAGAAGAAGATCCCTCTCTCAAATGGGAACAAGATGAAAACACCCATGAAGTAATACTTTGGGGACAAGGAGCAATTCATTTGCAGGTAACACTGGAGCGACTAAGCAATAAATATAACCTGTCTATGGTGGCACAAAATCCCAAAATTCCCTATAAAGAAACTATCCGCAAATCCACACAAGTTCATGGACGTTATAAGCATCAAAGTGGTGGCCATGGGGCGTTTGGAGATGTTTATTTAGACATCAAACCTCTAGCAAGGGGCGAAGGTTTCCAATTCCATGAAACCATTGTGGGGGGAGTTGTTCCCAAACAGTATATTCCGGGGGTAGAAACAGGAGTTAGAGAATATTTACAACAAGGTCCTTTAGGTTATCCTGTGGTAGATGTGGATGTAACCCTTACCGATGGCTCTTATCACTCTGTAGATAGTTCTGAACAGGCTTTTAAACAAGCCGCTCGTATTGCCATGACAGAGGGAATTGTACAGTGTGATCCTATTTTGCTTGAACCTGTTTTATTGGTGGACATTTTCACTCCCAATGAGTTTACATCAAAGGTTTTGCAACTGGTTTCTGCCCATCGGGGACAAATTCTTGGTTATGAGGGTGTAAGGGATTGGAAAAATTGGGATCAAGTCAATGCTTATCTTCCCCAGGGAGAAATGCAAGATTTTATTATTGAATTGCGATCGCTTTCTTTGGGAGTAGGCTTTTTTAACTGGCAATATGACCACTTAGAAATAGTCCCTGATAAGGTTTCTCACCAAGTCTTAGCGGCTTAA